The region GTggtctgctcctctgtggcagGCGggtcttttctgtgtttttttttccccttttcctctttttttttctttttcttttttgtacaTTGTGCAAAATTCAAATGCAAACCTTTAAGGCACAGTTCCGTCTTTGGGGTACATTCATGTTAAAGGAAGgggggaagaaaaggaggagaagtcAGAGGACAAAAAAACTTCTATTTATTATAGAATTTAGTTCATAACATCTATGAATTAACGTACTATTTTTTTCAAGGGGAATTGAAAAAGTTTAATGAacagttaagattcagtgtaTCGTGAAAATCTGTGCACGATAATAAGTTTCCATCCACCAGATGGGTTTGGACCAACTGTTCCATCAGTGACTTTGGCTCTGGCAAAAATCAAACATGGATGTTTGCACCAGGAAGTAAAGTGTTTGAGTAAGATAGGGATAAAAGATTATGGAGAACACATTCAAAGAAAGAGATCAGAACAATGGCTGGCAGAAGGGCAGAGGTTACACACATGAGAGGACGCAGTATAAGGCTACAGCAGCATCATTTCGACAAACAGCAtctcaacaacaaaataaaaaaacaacagatgatATGAATAATTTATCCAAATTTTAAGTATCAAAACTACAGTGAAAACCATGAGCAGATTAATTgagcaacagaaaatgaatggcaACTATGATGATTGATTCTTTAAATTTCAAGTTTTCAAGCAAAATACCAAAAATTTTGTCTCTGAAATGTGACTGACTGCTATTTTTACGGGCTTGGAGAAAAGCTAACTGAAGACACAACCTCTGAGAAACCAGTGCCAGATTTGACCAGATATCTTTTAATAATTCATCACCTAAAGGAGCAATCAGTTCATTGAGCAAACACTTGTcagattaataaataatgtaCTGTAATTATTGTGAGTTGCAGTCTTTATTCAAAGCAATGAAACAGTGGCTAACAATGGGCTGCAATGTGCAAGTTCTTTACTTTGGCGCCATCTGGTGTTAGTGATAAGGAGGTGGCTAAATAATGGTGGTTACTGGTGATCTTGTAGTCGTTATGCTCTGTGACTTTAAACCACAGATCTACCACCGACATGCAGCAGACTCCCAGGAAATCCAGTGCAGGATCATCTGGAGTAAACTCAAAATTATGAgaagcccccccccctcacctcccGTTCCTAGTGTGCAGTTCCACAGTCATTCAAAGACTCAATAATAATCCCCAAACCGAAAATCCACCGAGATTTTCTCCCTCAAGCACTGTTTACCAGTTGTGTTACCATCTGTGGTAAAATCACTGACacttttttaatgctgtggatGAATGCTGTATATTACCACACACTTTGGAgaatcagaaacatttaaaaacacgtGTGCTGTGGGGacatacaacaacaaaaacaatcttacacacattacacatgttGAAAGTCCATTTATTCTGAATTTACACGTTTACACAAAGTGTCTGGATAAAATTCATCTGCTGAgacatccattcattcatatcTATACAGCATAAATAATCTTACAGTCTGTACTGTACATTACCATCAACATAGGTAAAGATCATGTGACCTCTCAGACAGGCCCTACAAACATGTCCTGTTACAGTCatagcatgaacacacacagggatgccatgtgtgtttgtgatgctgGCGTGAGCAGGGCCTGAATCCAGAGGAAGCAAGTTTGACTGTACAATAAAAAGAATATCTGTACATTATTAGAGGAAAAGCTtggttttgtttacatttcatacaTGCTTGTTGTAAGGCTTCTCAAGAATGTAGTCACCTTGACATCGACCATGTCAACTCCTCTGATCCCTGTATGCCCGTCTTATAAGCTGATCCAACCAtcaacaggaacaggaagacaCCAACACTCTTGTTTTAAGGCTGATGTTTTCTGCCTCAGCTCTATCTGtttcaacagctgttttttttcctttttcttttttttttttttttgtgtgtgttgttgctgacTGCAGCCattgtcaaatcaaatcaatgtcAGTGTTCCACAGGAAAAACAACCACCACTGAGACAAAGCACActgagaacaaaacaagaattTGCTGTAATGATAAGACATGAAACTGTTCAATCTCCTGACTAAGCCCTTTGGCGTTAAGGCTTTAGTATGGATTCTTATGTTGCTTGTTAGCTGTAATGACTAAAACTGACAAGGTAAGCCAACAATACTGAGACATTGAAGAGAGAGAAGGTCATATAACTAACTGTCTGACATGGTGTATAAACCCTTAAAAGGTGCAATCATGATTATTTTACTGACTCagtgcacaaaacaaacaaactgtattGTGGGACAGTTGCTGCATCAAAGCTCTGAATGAGGTGGAGCCAGAGCAGCTTAGTATTTGCTGCCGATGCTCTGGATTCCCTGGTCCCTCAACTCTCCACGGTCACCTGTGCGCTCGGTTTAGTGTCCGTAAGACTGGATGAGGAACTCAAGATGCCTTGCTCAACAGCTTGTCAGTTTATACAAGAATGAAATACACAGATGAAACCTTCAATATGACACAGGTCATATTTACGCTGATGCAGTCTAATTCAGCAGCTCTGAAATAAACTCGTCTCGTCATCACGGCTCTCGGGTTCAGTTTGTGCTGAACCTTGAGTCGTTTcagagaggtggagaaagagaagtgttcatttcatttatataaaaatattaaaaacacctCCAGTATAAACAATCCTGATTGCACTTTTAACGGATGACactagtgttttgttttttttaatttttttttttttagttgataTCGGCCAAACACTATTGGCTGTGTGTTCTCCAGCTAAGCAACATTACAGGAAGAGGACCTGACACTCGCTGCAACATGACGACTGCAGTAGATAACGCTGTCACGGCAACACTTTCCCAAACTAGCTTTACTTTCTCCATGCTGATAAACTGTGAGTGTACATGTTAATATGCATGTAGTGGTGGTGAAAAGGTACAGACATCACCTGTGGCATTGCAAAGTGGTTTGGAAAAAcctaattaatttttttttccctctattGAGATGAATCCAGACAGTGTTTGTTATAACATCGAGGTCACAGTGAATCTAATCAAGCTGTTTTATGACAGACGTTGAAAACAGTCAGAGCTGAAGACgcacaacagcaacagctactCACACAGTTAGATGTTTTCTTGGcaaagagaggcagacagaaaaaaaaaactaagctgACATCAGTATTAGCTTCCGTTTAACATGTATCTAGGATATTGGTCTTGTGTTTGAGTGAGACCACATCAGCTCAGCTACAGCAGCTGACAGCAGTTAAGACTCCAGCCAAAGTGTGTGAGCTGAAAGCCTTCTGGGTGGAGCATCACTCATTCCTGATGTTTGGTCACAGGCTGATGTGATGAAACTGCAGAGTCCTGTAGAAGACTGATCGCGTCTCTCTTCATAGAAAACTGAGGTAttgaacacaaacagcagagggtGGTGGCGGCAGCGGCGGTGGGGGTACGAGTTCTGTTTCAGGCTGGGTTGCCGTGGCAGccattttagcagcagcagcagcagcactattATGATATATAAGCACAGTTGAGGCCCACTTCCCTTTGTTCTTTTAATCAGCAGGAGGCCTGAAGCCACGTTAATTAtgttcatttcctcttcctgtcactGGCTGCCAGCTGCCAGCAGGAAGTCTGCTTGTTGAACTCAAACATCTGCCTGTGCTCCTCCCAAACAAACTACTTACTGTCCATTTTGCACATATGCAAAAAGgaaacatgtaaaaatgtaaactcTGAAACAAACGATTATTGTGATGAAAATAAACTCTGAGGTCACATATGGATTTTACTGTCTGAAAgtgttatatgttttttttttttgggggggggcggTGATGGGATGGGCACAGGCAGGACACAGGAGCATCCCTAGCTGTCCACAGGCCTCCAGTCAACACTTTAATGACACAGACCTAATTAAGCTTAACGTATAATGATTTGGGAGGTGGCCCTTCTGACCTCTACTGTCGTCTAGGTATTGGAGTTGTCTACCTCTCAGAGGTAAGATGAGTGCTCTCAGTTGCTGACGGCAGCCTCAGGGCTCGCGGTGGCTGCGGGGATGCGAGGCATCTTCTTGGCTGGACTCGGGATGTGCTGGAGGAAGAAAGCACACGGTAAATATAATGACTTATCTTCTACTTTATTTTACTCTTTTAATATCTTATTAATAtgtctttttatattttcttgtgtttctttataTATTGTCTTATTGCCTTTCTGTCTGAATTCCCTTGTTGCTGGAAGATGCTGTACTAAAAACCTTGTCTTTCCTTTATTTCTCCCATATATACACCTGCTCATCACCTGTTTCTACCACCTGCTGGCCACCCACTGCCTTTACATATATAAAAGCTGAGTATGAATTCCTCTTATATTAGATAAAAGGATGTAAAGCAGAAAACAGTCCTAGCTTTTATTCCTCCTGTACCTCGGCGGAAGTGCTGGAGCGAACAAGCTCTGGCTCTGCTGGCAGGTCATGGTCCAGAGGTCTGCGGGCGTATTCCCTGCGGTATTTGTCATCCACTCGCGTCAGGTACCATGTCCCTGGGAACAGATCCTCCACTGGGCCACGAGGGACGTAGCTGGCTGTACGgacagattatttatttatttttcaccctCTTTCTTTGTGCACTACGAATTTACTCGCCACAGAAAGAGAAGCCACTGTCGGCACGAGCAGCCAGGTCCTACCTAAGTGGTGAGTCTCCTCTCTCAGCTTCATGTTCTCAGAGAAGACACCCGGTGAGACCTTCTTCCTTGAGTCCAGTCTGACCTTCAGGTCACTCAGGCTGGACACGAGTTTGTCCAGAGCAGATCCTGACACAAACGATCAACACAAATCACATGGAAGAACGCGCTGCCATTTGCTGCTGCTACTTTATAATGTCTATACATTCTAATTTGATCCACATCACACAGCTGAAGTGAACTGTGGCCGACCACTTACCGGGTGTGTGGTCCTGTGTGACTCGGAGAGAGTACAGAGTAGCAGCAAATCCTGAACCGTAGGAGAAAACACCAATCCTCTGTCCTGCcatctgtgcaggtgtgtgtctgcagcacagAAGCAACAAAATGTTTCCCTTACGTTCTATAATACTGACACTCTGCTCCAGCATCTTGGAGTGTATGAGGATCATTTTGCAGCTGCAGTAGTACACAACTGCAGTGCAGGATATTTCAACCATAATCCTAAGCATGTGCTGATTAATTATAGTAGATGTATGTatgaaggaatgaatgaatgaaagtcaGAGACATACTGTGCAATGAGCGATGCCAGGCAGCCGTAGACTGAGGGGGTGTACATGTTTCCGTTCTGGTTGGAGATCAACAGGGAGAGTTTTGTCTTCCTCTCAAACAGATCTGCACTGGCCTTCATGAAGGCCTTCTCCACATCCCGGTCAAAGTAGGTCTCTTCTGGCTGTAAGTCTCTgccatccaaacacacacagacatttaattAGCAACAGCATCAAGACAAAGGGTTTTATATTTGTGTTGCCACAGAATAAGTGAGTTGTCCTTTGATAGATTCCAAGGAATTATGTCAAGGGTTTTATATCTCCATGCACatagttttgattttattttgcttaGTTTCTGAGAAAGTTTGTCCCTCAtgtaaaacatatttatcattgtaaattcaaaaagaaaaattttaaGCTGGCGATGGCAACAAGTCTACTTTCCAAAAGACAAGGGTGCTCCTTTAATGATTAGACCCTTTATCATCCCCTTAACCAAGAGGCTTTTTTAATCAAAGGACCAAAACCCTGTCTACTGTCCGTCTGTTTTATTCTGAGTGTACCTGAAGGCGTCAAGGCCTGTGAAGGGTCCCGTCTCAGTGTTGGGGCTGGGGTGGCTCAGGAAGTCGTTCAGCATGAGTCTGGCCAATGACTTCTGCACCAGCTTGCAGTACGGGGAGTGAAAGACCAGGTAGCCAAAGTCCTCCAAACTGAAGCGCTTCTCTGAACCCTCTGTCAAGAAGAAGAATGATGAGACCACATAAACCGAGAAGACACAGCTTCCTGTTTTAACTGATtgttatttgatttgtttgctttcaaGATTTCCTAGCACACTGCTCTCTAGTTCTGATATGCTTTGCGTCTGTGCTGTCATGGAAACACAGGCCATCTTATCAAGCCAAGAGTGCAGAGCTGGACATGCAGTGTTGCAGATCACAAATGGTTTACAACGCGTCTTTAATGGCCTCATGTTCTCagataatatatatatgtgttgaCACATCAAGATAAAGGCTCATCTCATTAAACTAGTTTATGGTCACTGAACTTAAGTAAACTTCTTAGCACAGCAAACAGGTAACATCCTAAACCCTCTTATCTAATTAGGCTATTATCCACTACACTCCCCTCCACATGCAGCACCTTTGCAGCAGAAGTGTACTTTGACCATCAAATATAAACAGGTAAAGAAGATGCAGCACACCATTACTGTCACCTGTGATAAAACAACTGCTCTTATTATGTAGCAAttgatgcatgttttttttttttctgctggaaCCTTAAATCTGTGTCCAGACGCTTTGAAAAAGGTATTCTGATATATGATCTTTAATAATACAAAGCAGTAAGACGACTGAATGTGTCATTTAGTGAGACAAGCGCACAAAACATGTGCACACCTTTCTCTGGCAGGTGCTGAGTAACACCTCTTCACCTGATTAACAGCCATTATGGGCTTATAAGGTTGCTCTTTTTCTAACTGTGAGATGAATATAAAAGAAGAAGGATCCGATTAAACCCACCTCTTTGCCACTGTGCGTGGATCTTGTTGCGATACACAGAGTAGCAGCGGTCCAAGGCACTCAAGTAGCACTCTATTGACAGCTTGCCGTCCACCACAGGGTACTCTGACACCAGGTCAGGCTTGTAGAAGTCATAGGCATGCTGCATGTGAGTTCCTCGCAGACCTGCACCACAGCCACAACAGCTGTCAGCAATGCACTGATAcagcattaaaacacaaactcagttCATGACAGCTCTGTCCATAATAAAGTTCTAAAACACATCCTCTCACAgatgaaattttgttttatgCTCATCTAAGATTTACACTAGAATAAACTTTCCAAGAATGACTGAGCTAGTTTCTGGTATTTAGAAGCACAGATCAACACAATCATCTCTTAAAGAACAGAGAGCCTGGCTCTTATAAACAAGTTTCTGACAATAGCCATCTCAGTATTGATCAGCTGAGCAGATCAAATCCAAACTTCGGTGACTTGCTACAAAGTGCGATGAGTAAACATTCTATTTTGATGGGATTAACTAAATAACAGTGAGGTCGGGGGCAGTGGAGTTGGTCACTGAAGagggctgaaaaaaacaaacaaaaaaaaaactgagcacaAGAGACAAACAGTTATCAGTTAACTGACCTCGTTCAAAGGCCAGAGGAGCATTAGGCCCAACCAGCATGGCCACTGCACCGGCACCCCCCGTAGGCCGGGCACTTCCTGTGGCGTAGACAGCAATGTCCCCTGCAACCACCAAAGCATAACGCcctgcagagaggaaacatgagGGGAGGGGGAAACAGCAAGACCAAGTTTTTAAAACTATAAACAAATCGTTTCTCTAAAATTGAATCATGAACAGTGATTATCAATCTCAACACAATACTGTAGGAGCAAAACAAGTCCTTTGTTTGGTTGAGGCTGATTAAATGCATGTATCAGCTAAAAGATATGATCTGATCAGTGAGGTTGTATCTGTAATATGAAACACAATGataaaacagaatgaaaacttCTCCCTAATCTGccacaacagctgctgctgctactgttaaGAGGGAACATTGTTCAGACTGAATACTGtaaacttttaaaaactcttATGAAGCTGGTAAGATCCCATCTTTAAACATCCAAAAGGGTCATtgcccacacacaaaaacagcctcTCAAATGAGAGAATTTGCTCCTTTCAGGTTTGCACGTAAACAGAGTAATACTAAAAAgactagagctgcaacaattcaGTCAGTTTATCCATTTgttgatcaaaagaaaatgaatcagaaacTATTTGATAACTGAATTATTGTTTTGGTCATTTCTTTAAGCATAAATACCATCATTTCCTGGCTTTGATGAATTTCTTTGTTGTATATAATAGCAATATAATTTTGGGGTTTCAGGCTGTCCGGACTGACGTTTGAAGACATTACACTGAACTACTGGAAATTATGACTTAAGGTTAGAGATtaatccataatgaaaataatagtcTGTTGCAACTCTAGAAAAGACATTGACTGACAAAAGTTTGTTGACTCACCATCCCATGAGCTGGACTCCACCCAGTTAACAGCATTGAACAGCGCAGCTGTCCCACCGTAACAGGCATTTGTGGTGTCAATGCCCTCCACATCTGTATTGCCTGAGTCCTCAAACAGCTGCATGATGACTGTCTTGACAGACTTGGACTTGTCAATGATGGTCTCAGTGCCGACCTCCAGTCGACCCACGCTGTCGTAGGACAGGTTGTTTCTCTCCATCAGTCTCTGGACCACAGTCAGGCATAGAGAGTTTATGTCTTCGCGGTCTGAGCAGAAGCCCATACGAGCCTGGCCCAGGCCCACGGTGTATTTACCAGCTGCCACGCCATCAAACTGCTCCAGCTCAGCCTGGTCAACATACTGGGCCGGGAAGTACAGCTCCATGGCAATGACACCTACATCTTTGGGCCATGGACCCAAGCAATTGATTGGGGCTGATCCTGGCATCCTGAACAGGCTGAGGAGGAAGGTTC is a window of Toxotes jaculatrix isolate fToxJac2 chromosome 16, fToxJac2.pri, whole genome shotgun sequence DNA encoding:
- the hmgcs1 gene encoding hydroxymethylglutaryl-CoA synthase, cytoplasmic encodes the protein MPGSAPINCLGPWPKDVGVIAMELYFPAQYVDQAELEQFDGVAAGKYTVGLGQARMGFCSDREDINSLCLTVVQRLMERNNLSYDSVGRLEVGTETIIDKSKSVKTVIMQLFEDSGNTDVEGIDTTNACYGGTAALFNAVNWVESSSWDGRYALVVAGDIAVYATGSARPTGGAGAVAMLVGPNAPLAFERGLRGTHMQHAYDFYKPDLVSEYPVVDGKLSIECYLSALDRCYSVYRNKIHAQWQREGSEKRFSLEDFGYLVFHSPYCKLVQKSLARLMLNDFLSHPSPNTETGPFTGLDAFRDLQPEETYFDRDVEKAFMKASADLFERKTKLSLLISNQNGNMYTPSVYGCLASLIAQHTPAQMAGQRIGVFSYGSGFAATLYSLRVTQDHTPGSALDKLVSSLSDLKVRLDSRKKVSPGVFSENMKLREETHHLASYVPRGPVEDLFPGTWYLTRVDDKYRREYARRPLDHDLPAEPELVRSSTSAEHIPSPAKKMPRIPAATASPEAAVSN